One genomic segment of Prochlorococcus marinus str. MIT 0919 includes these proteins:
- a CDS encoding NAD(P)H dehydrogenase assembly family protein yields MKVSIGDRVSLTIALPYLKTTDPMPMLRPPDLVSMDEFGVVVGLRAINLVEVRFRRGTFLIPLDNLSLV; encoded by the coding sequence ATGAAGGTATCAATTGGAGATAGGGTCTCATTGACAATTGCTCTGCCTTATTTGAAGACTACTGATCCAATGCCTATGCTCAGGCCTCCAGACTTGGTTTCCATGGATGAGTTTGGAGTTGTCGTTGGATTAAGAGCAATCAATTTAGTTGAAGTTCGTTTCAGAAGAGGAACATTCTTAATACCGTTAGATAACTTATCTCTTGTATAA
- a CDS encoding biotin transporter BioY — protein sequence MMIPTALLVPKTDLSANIIALPSSWQIPALMITGLVCGKKTGFISTVAYLVIGIFYLPIFHGGGSTGYLMTPEMGYLIGFIPAIWLVGQLSESKKQTSLIELTYYALLGLLVIHSVGIVNIIFGSLTSRWSEGFLYLIYIYTISTLPSQFIVCPAIAIISKSLKFILVR from the coding sequence ATGATGATACCTACTGCTTTACTAGTTCCAAAAACTGATTTATCCGCGAATATAATAGCTCTCCCTAGCAGCTGGCAAATACCTGCTTTAATGATTACTGGTTTAGTTTGTGGGAAAAAGACAGGGTTCATATCTACAGTTGCCTACCTTGTCATTGGCATTTTTTATTTGCCAATCTTTCATGGGGGGGGGAGTACAGGTTATTTGATGACACCAGAAATGGGTTATCTAATAGGGTTTATTCCAGCAATATGGCTTGTAGGTCAGCTCTCAGAAAGTAAAAAACAAACTTCACTAATTGAGCTAACTTATTATGCACTTTTAGGATTATTGGTAATACACTCAGTTGGCATTGTCAATATAATCTTTGGGTCATTAACCTCTAGATGGTCTGAGGGTTTTTTATATCTTATTTATATATATACTATCTCTACTTTGCCATCCCAATTTATAGTATGCCCAGCTATAGCAATAATTTCTAAAAGTCTTAAATTCATATTAGTAAGATGA
- the lspA gene encoding signal peptidase II, producing MNKSHIINRNYILLIGCLVALIDQISKFFIYSILKDGEIFVVLPKLIQFRIAKNYGAAFSILSSSTLLLAIISLIASSVIIIYTRYAKPMHKLQGLGLSFLLGGCIGNGIDRWLLGYVIDFIDLIPIDFPIFNIADIAINIGVILLFLSKIIKSKGYNHIRHI from the coding sequence ATGAATAAAAGTCACATAATTAATAGAAACTATATTCTTTTAATAGGCTGTCTCGTTGCTTTAATAGACCAAATTAGCAAGTTCTTTATTTATTCAATTCTAAAAGATGGAGAAATATTTGTTGTATTACCAAAATTGATTCAATTTAGAATAGCAAAAAACTATGGTGCGGCTTTTAGCATACTTTCTAGCTCTACTCTACTACTAGCCATAATAAGCTTAATAGCCTCAAGCGTTATTATAATTTATACCCGCTATGCTAAGCCCATGCATAAATTGCAAGGGCTAGGTCTATCATTTCTATTAGGAGGATGCATTGGGAATGGTATCGACCGATGGTTATTAGGTTATGTCATTGACTTTATAGACTTAATACCCATAGACTTTCCAATATTTAATATTGCAGACATTGCAATTAATATAGGAGTAATTCTGCTCTTTTTGAGCAAAATAATAAAATCAAAGGGATACAATCATATTCGTCATATTTAG
- a CDS encoding YcjF family protein: protein MKRRNKKIIVVIVGLFLVLILSGVIAAILKLINPLSVVLTCFFLGLLFYQKGWFWWKNFVINNIINPYKKGSPKQVPKDRRQAAQKSLESIDRLIERIQSKVEAEALNQRKQLVEEELLRGDLVIVLFGSGSSGKTSLVRSMLNEIVGEVSAEMGTTKKSQVYRMRLKGLSRGIQIIDTPGILESGDIGLDREKDALYKARHADLIIVVVDTDLRELEMKLISSLAKGGKRLLLVLNKCDLRGEEDVKRLLLLLRKRTSNFISPKEVIPATASPQSIPMPGSYPIQPVPEIDLLIKQISRVLHEEGEELIANNILLQCKNLGDSGRQLLNLQRKKVAIECVDRYAWISSGVVVINPLPGVDLIGAAAVNGQMVMEISRIFGVELTKMRAQELALSVGRTLAGLGIVKGGVSLISNSLNLSLPTLLISRAIQSITAAWLTKVAGESFITYFGQDQDWGDGGIQEVVQKHYDLNSKDLNLRIFIETALKRVVEPLKKKERKELPPYRMPQGEEEP from the coding sequence ATGAAAAGACGCAATAAGAAAATAATAGTTGTGATAGTCGGATTATTTTTAGTCCTAATCCTCTCTGGAGTAATAGCAGCAATACTTAAACTGATCAATCCATTATCAGTAGTACTTACATGCTTCTTTCTAGGATTACTTTTTTATCAGAAAGGTTGGTTTTGGTGGAAAAATTTTGTAATTAACAATATTATAAATCCTTACAAAAAGGGTTCCCCAAAACAAGTACCTAAAGATAGAAGGCAAGCTGCTCAGAAAAGCCTAGAAAGTATCGATAGGCTTATCGAAAGGATACAAAGTAAAGTTGAGGCCGAAGCTTTAAACCAACGAAAACAATTAGTAGAGGAAGAACTATTAAGAGGAGATTTAGTAATAGTTTTATTTGGGAGTGGATCAAGTGGGAAAACTTCTCTTGTAAGATCAATGCTTAATGAAATTGTAGGTGAAGTTTCTGCAGAGATGGGAACCACTAAAAAGAGTCAGGTATATAGAATGAGATTAAAGGGTCTAAGCAGAGGGATTCAAATAATTGATACACCTGGCATCTTAGAAAGCGGAGATATTGGGCTCGATCGAGAAAAAGATGCGCTATATAAAGCTAGACATGCAGATTTAATAATCGTTGTCGTGGACACAGATTTACGAGAACTTGAAATGAAATTAATTTCCAGTCTTGCTAAAGGAGGAAAGCGCCTACTGTTAGTGCTTAACAAATGTGATTTAAGAGGGGAAGAGGATGTAAAAAGGCTCTTATTACTCCTAAGGAAACGTACAAGTAATTTTATAAGTCCTAAAGAGGTGATCCCTGCGACTGCTTCGCCTCAATCGATCCCTATGCCAGGAAGTTACCCAATACAACCAGTCCCAGAGATTGACCTACTAATTAAACAAATTTCGAGGGTATTGCATGAAGAAGGTGAAGAGCTGATAGCTAACAATATTCTTTTGCAATGTAAAAATCTTGGAGATTCAGGTAGACAACTTCTTAATTTACAACGAAAAAAAGTCGCCATAGAGTGCGTAGACCGTTATGCATGGATTAGCAGTGGAGTTGTTGTTATAAATCCACTGCCAGGTGTTGATCTGATTGGCGCAGCGGCAGTTAATGGCCAAATGGTAATGGAGATTTCACGAATCTTTGGAGTAGAGTTAACTAAGATGCGTGCTCAAGAATTAGCTTTGTCAGTTGGGAGGACTCTTGCAGGACTTGGAATTGTAAAGGGTGGTGTTTCACTTATAAGTAACTCTTTAAATTTAAGTCTACCGACTCTATTAATATCACGTGCTATTCAGAGCATTACAGCTGCCTGGCTTACGAAGGTTGCTGGAGAAAGCTTTATAACTTATTTTGGACAGGACCAAGATTGGGGTGATGGTGGCATACAAGAGGTCGTTCAAAAACATTATGATTTAAATAGTAAGGATTTAAATCTAAGGATTTTCATAGAAACAGCATTAAAACGTGTTGTAGAGCCCTTAAAGAAAAAGGAAAGGAAGGAGTTGCCACCATACCGAATGCCTCAGGGGGAGGAGGAGCCATAG